One window from the genome of Methanoculleus sp. 7T encodes:
- the fdhF gene encoding formate dehydrogenase subunit alpha → MDIRYVSTTCPYCGTGCGFNLVVRDGKVFDVAHWQRAPVNGGKLCPKGRYAHEFINSPDRLTKPLIRKNGEFVEATWDEAYDHIAEKLRSYKPGELACLSSARTSNEENYLMQKFARVVLKTPHIDHCARLCHASTVAGLAAVFGSGAMTNSIKDIAESKCIFVLGSNTFEQHPLIGRSIIRAKQGGAKVIVADPRYTPTARQADLYMPFVSGSDVAILNGLMQEIIKNGWENKEFIEKRTKDYEKLKEVVMKETYSLENVSKLSGIPAESLKTAAEWIGNAEVATLIYSMGITQHTVGVDNVKSTANLMMLTGNLGKPGGGVNPLRGQNNVQGACDMGALPNVYSGYQKVTDEAARKKMMEMWGVDEIAEGKAGYTVTEMMNVLTDNPGEIKAMYIMGENPMLSDPDIQHVEEALKNLEFLVVQDIFLTETGEFADVVLPAACYAEKDGTQTNTERRVQRWKKAQDPPGEAKPDWRILCELAARMGYAEQFAFKGPEEIFEEVAAVTPSYHGISYARLDPDGLHWPCPTAEHPGTPILHREKFAMPDGLGVFSAIEWKPPAEVPDAEYPFVLTTGRVLWQWHTGTMTRRSWSLEKEAPIGWIEINAEDAKELGVRDNEVVRASTRRGSIDIPARVTPEIMKGVMFIPFHYKEHPANKLTHNALDPIAKIPEFKACAVKVEKIAEEA, encoded by the coding sequence ATGGATATCAGATATGTATCGACGACATGTCCGTACTGCGGCACCGGTTGCGGGTTCAACCTTGTCGTACGGGACGGCAAGGTGTTCGACGTGGCGCATTGGCAGCGCGCACCCGTCAACGGCGGCAAGCTCTGCCCGAAAGGCCGCTACGCCCACGAATTTATCAACAGCCCGGACCGCCTCACGAAACCGCTGATCAGAAAGAACGGCGAGTTCGTAGAGGCGACTTGGGACGAGGCCTACGACCATATTGCCGAAAAACTCAGGTCGTACAAGCCCGGCGAGCTCGCCTGCCTCTCCTCTGCCCGGACTTCGAACGAGGAGAACTACCTGATGCAGAAGTTCGCACGGGTGGTGCTCAAGACCCCCCATATCGACCACTGCGCCCGGCTCTGCCACGCCTCCACCGTTGCGGGCCTCGCAGCGGTCTTCGGGTCCGGTGCGATGACCAACTCAATCAAGGACATCGCCGAGTCGAAATGCATCTTCGTCCTCGGGAGCAACACCTTCGAGCAGCACCCCCTGATCGGGCGGAGCATCATCCGTGCCAAGCAGGGCGGTGCGAAGGTGATCGTTGCCGACCCGCGCTACACGCCGACCGCCCGCCAGGCCGACCTCTACATGCCGTTTGTCTCCGGCTCCGACGTCGCCATCTTGAACGGCCTGATGCAGGAGATTATCAAGAACGGCTGGGAGAATAAGGAGTTCATCGAGAAGAGAACCAAAGATTACGAGAAACTCAAGGAAGTCGTCATGAAGGAGACCTACAGCCTTGAGAACGTCTCGAAGCTCTCCGGCATCCCGGCCGAGAGCCTCAAGACCGCTGCAGAGTGGATCGGAAACGCTGAGGTTGCCACGCTCATCTACTCGATGGGTATCACCCAGCACACCGTCGGCGTGGACAACGTCAAATCGACCGCAAACCTGATGATGCTCACCGGAAACCTGGGCAAGCCCGGCGGCGGCGTCAACCCGCTTCGCGGCCAGAACAACGTGCAGGGCGCCTGCGATATGGGGGCCCTCCCGAACGTCTACTCCGGCTACCAGAAGGTCACCGACGAAGCGGCCCGGAAGAAGATGATGGAGATGTGGGGCGTCGACGAGATCGCCGAGGGTAAAGCCGGTTACACCGTCACCGAGATGATGAACGTCCTCACGGATAATCCCGGCGAGATCAAGGCGATGTACATCATGGGCGAGAACCCGATGCTCTCCGACCCCGACATCCAGCATGTCGAGGAGGCGCTCAAGAACCTCGAGTTCTTGGTCGTGCAGGACATCTTCCTGACCGAGACCGGCGAGTTCGCCGATGTGGTGCTCCCTGCCGCCTGCTACGCGGAGAAGGACGGGACCCAGACGAACACCGAGCGCCGTGTCCAACGCTGGAAGAAAGCGCAGGACCCCCCAGGCGAGGCGAAGCCGGACTGGCGGATCCTCTGCGAACTCGCCGCCAGAATGGGCTATGCGGAGCAGTTCGCGTTCAAGGGCCCCGAGGAGATCTTCGAGGAGGTCGCCGCGGTCACGCCGTCCTACCACGGCATATCCTACGCCCGCCTCGACCCGGACGGCCTGCACTGGCCCTGCCCGACCGCAGAGCACCCCGGTACGCCGATCCTCCACCGCGAGAAGTTCGCCATGCCGGACGGGCTCGGCGTCTTCAGCGCCATCGAGTGGAAGCCGCCCGCCGAGGTGCCTGACGCCGAGTACCCCTTCGTGCTCACGACCGGGCGCGTCCTCTGGCAGTGGCACACCGGCACCATGACCCGCCGGTCGTGGAGCCTCGAGAAAGAGGCGCCCATCGGCTGGATCGAGATCAACGCAGAAGACGCAAAAGAACTCGGGGTCCGGGACAACGAGGTCGTCCGGGCAAGCACCCGCCGCGGCTCCATCGATATCCCGGCGCGGGTCACCCCGGAGATCATGAAGGGCGTCATGTTCATCCCGTTCCATTACAAGGAGCATCCGGCAAATAAACTGACTCACAACGCCCTCGACCCGATCGCAAAGATCCCCGAGTTCAAGGCGTGTGCCGTGAAGGTCGAGAAGATTGCAGAGGAGGCGTGA
- a CDS encoding nucleotide-binding protein encodes MQIGNIKVRVTAIVLAVFLFFMVLIGVYILTTGDASVLIWAVPSAIMLILIPLALNYMSQKQYASLVPIYEAEAKTTRIRAISLNMLGEPVRVKGVVERVYFQFLNRPQYLVADRTGEISVKMFTSPAEDVHEGDVVEVLGTVVKRYILTGDAVINCVSIRKVENVQQS; translated from the coding sequence ATGCAGATCGGAAATATCAAAGTGAGGGTAACGGCCATTGTACTGGCCGTTTTCCTCTTTTTCATGGTCCTGATCGGGGTGTACATCCTCACTACAGGGGACGCATCCGTGCTGATCTGGGCAGTTCCCTCGGCCATCATGCTGATCCTCATACCGCTGGCGCTCAACTACATGAGCCAGAAGCAGTATGCATCGCTGGTGCCGATCTACGAAGCAGAAGCAAAGACCACCCGAATACGGGCGATCAGCCTGAACATGCTCGGCGAGCCGGTGCGTGTGAAGGGAGTCGTCGAGCGGGTATATTTCCAGTTCCTCAACCGGCCGCAGTACCTCGTCGCCGACCGGACCGGTGAGATATCGGTCAAGATGTTCACCTCCCCGGCAGAAGATGTGCACGAAGGAGATGTGGTCGAGGTGCTCGGAACCGTCGTCAAACGCTACATCCTGACCGGCGATGCAGTCATCAACTGCGTCTCCATCCGGAAGGTAGAGAATGTTCAGCAATCCTGA
- a CDS encoding ATP-binding protein: protein MMSLIDIDGGDASKYRLIGDRVLSYRFAVPHDAELYLGDVLKITDSTKGLTFFAKVSDLLHGCNFSDPKWDTRPHTEHFYGIGEDVFILVEALPLGYVGEDGVFRKPKTIPTKFSRVEQPEAGDFAFLRQVMGEIEVGVMKTGQGVLKDVKVALHAAVMRQHMGVFATTGMGKSNFMKVFCASCMQARKFGLLIVDPHGEYVAGGRSSSGKATQGLLHYQAGRDGLSVFTTRSDGFRKKYLLDQLYLDYDDFRAPDLLLLYEHSQPQREVVEMLESTPGSAVIDFFRTTDFATFDADTYTGHHPGIARDLKNFSPSTLSVMQRRIMGMLNRNKGFLREKGSSIPDIIKALHENKVVLIDIPGMSEQSELFVLSIITRKIMRNHQGEDARDEEEQKQVLITIEEAQRVLGSGLGSTRTFREAAMEGRKFGVGLCVVTQQPKNIDARVLAQLNTFVVMGLSDRGDRDIIASSAKQDLSRLDTEIQTLEPGEAVISTIGIPFPVSTRIHLFEEYIQDLNGRPVPRSIEEGLETTF, encoded by the coding sequence ATGATGAGTTTGATCGATATTGACGGAGGCGACGCCTCGAAGTACCGCCTGATCGGGGACCGGGTCCTCAGTTACCGGTTCGCCGTCCCCCACGACGCAGAACTCTACCTCGGGGACGTGCTCAAGATCACCGACAGCACCAAGGGGCTGACGTTCTTTGCGAAGGTGAGCGACCTTCTCCACGGCTGCAACTTCTCAGACCCGAAGTGGGACACCCGTCCCCATACCGAGCACTTCTACGGGATCGGGGAAGACGTCTTCATCCTTGTGGAAGCGCTCCCGCTCGGCTACGTGGGCGAAGACGGGGTCTTCCGGAAACCCAAGACGATCCCGACAAAGTTCTCCCGCGTTGAGCAGCCGGAGGCCGGCGACTTTGCGTTCCTGCGGCAGGTTATGGGCGAGATCGAGGTGGGCGTGATGAAGACCGGCCAGGGCGTGCTCAAAGACGTGAAGGTGGCGCTCCACGCGGCGGTGATGCGGCAGCATATGGGCGTCTTTGCCACGACCGGCATGGGGAAGAGCAACTTCATGAAGGTCTTCTGCGCCTCCTGCATGCAGGCCCGGAAGTTCGGGCTCCTCATCGTTGACCCGCACGGCGAGTACGTGGCGGGGGGGCGGTCGTCGAGTGGCAAGGCCACCCAGGGGCTCCTGCACTACCAGGCCGGGCGGGACGGCCTCTCGGTCTTTACCACCCGGTCGGATGGTTTCAGGAAGAAATACCTGCTCGACCAACTCTACCTGGACTACGACGACTTCAGGGCGCCCGACCTCCTCCTGCTCTACGAGCACTCCCAGCCCCAGCGCGAGGTCGTGGAGATGCTCGAGAGCACGCCCGGTTCCGCCGTGATCGACTTCTTCCGGACCACCGACTTTGCAACGTTCGATGCCGATACCTACACCGGCCATCACCCGGGAATTGCCAGAGACCTGAAGAACTTCTCGCCGAGCACGCTCTCCGTGATGCAACGGCGCATCATGGGCATGCTCAACCGGAACAAGGGCTTCCTCCGGGAGAAGGGCTCGTCGATTCCCGACATCATCAAGGCGCTCCACGAGAATAAGGTCGTCCTGATCGATATCCCGGGGATGAGCGAACAGAGCGAACTCTTCGTCCTCTCGATCATAACTCGCAAGATCATGCGCAACCACCAAGGCGAGGATGCCAGGGACGAGGAGGAGCAGAAACAGGTGCTGATCACCATCGAGGAGGCACAGCGGGTGCTGGGGTCCGGGCTCGGGAGCACCCGGACGTTCCGGGAAGCCGCGATGGAAGGGAGGAAGTTCGGCGTGGGGCTCTGTGTCGTCACCCAGCAGCCGAAGAACATCGATGCGCGGGTGCTTGCCCAATTGAATACCTTCGTCGTGATGGGGCTCTCGGACCGCGGCGACCGCGATATCATAGCAAGCAGTGCAAAACAAGACCTCTCGCGCTTGGATACCGAGATTCAGACGCTTGAGCCCGGTGAAGCGGTCATCAGCACCATCGGAATCCCGTTTCCCGTGAGCACCCGGATTCATCTCTTTGAGGAGTATATCCAGGACCTCAACGGGAGGCCGGTGCCGAGGTCGATAGAAGAGGGACTTGAAACAACGTTCTAA
- a CDS encoding Coenzyme F420 hydrogenase/dehydrogenase, beta subunit C-terminal domain, whose translation MAAKGDLLYAWTTDESLREKAETGGAVTALLRHALESGMVDAVFAVRKGADVYDALPALITDPTEIGGIAGSLHCGTLLLPKQMRRCLLSTEPDMRIATVLKGCDVKAIYEMAKRNQVNLDNIIIIGLNCGGTIRPEVARTIVREKLGLDPDSVVKEEIDKGKFIVITKDGTHAAVSIDELEEGAEDLLGNEGLGRRSNCRRCKIKIPRQADLACGNWGVIGERAGNATFVEVCSEKGANLLDAAVKAGALATEAANPKGIEIRGKVENAMLKLGDKWRARYFGALGEGTERLQKIRDQTSRCIKCYSCIENCPICYCIDCSTRKDYLVEPGVIPPPFMFHLIRFAHISDSCVNCGQCEELCPVEISNSVFLHAIQTDLEKLFGFHPGEDMTPPVLALVEESAERDRLIATGSDQIFDIFKEKK comes from the coding sequence ATGGCAGCAAAAGGCGATTTACTCTATGCATGGACGACGGACGAGAGCCTCCGGGAGAAGGCGGAGACCGGCGGGGCGGTAACCGCCCTGCTCCGCCACGCTCTGGAGAGCGGTATGGTCGACGCGGTCTTTGCGGTTCGGAAGGGTGCGGACGTCTATGACGCCCTGCCGGCGCTCATCACCGACCCCACCGAGATCGGGGGCATTGCCGGATCGCTCCACTGCGGCACCCTGCTCCTCCCCAAACAGATGCGGCGGTGTCTCCTCAGCACCGAGCCGGATATGCGGATCGCCACCGTCCTGAAGGGTTGCGACGTCAAGGCGATCTACGAGATGGCAAAGCGCAACCAGGTCAACCTCGACAACATCATCATCATCGGCCTCAACTGCGGCGGCACCATCCGGCCGGAGGTGGCACGGACCATCGTCCGGGAGAAACTCGGCCTCGACCCCGATTCGGTCGTCAAGGAGGAGATCGACAAAGGAAAGTTCATCGTCATCACGAAAGACGGCACGCACGCGGCCGTCTCGATCGACGAGCTCGAAGAAGGGGCGGAAGACCTCCTCGGCAACGAGGGGCTCGGCCGCCGGTCGAACTGCCGCCGGTGCAAGATCAAGATCCCGCGCCAGGCCGACCTCGCCTGCGGGAACTGGGGCGTCATCGGCGAGCGCGCCGGCAACGCCACCTTCGTCGAGGTCTGCTCCGAGAAGGGCGCAAACCTCCTCGATGCCGCCGTGAAGGCGGGCGCGCTGGCTACGGAGGCGGCGAACCCGAAGGGGATTGAGATCCGCGGCAAGGTCGAGAACGCGATGCTGAAACTCGGCGATAAGTGGCGGGCACGCTACTTCGGGGCGCTCGGCGAGGGCACGGAGCGCCTCCAGAAGATCCGGGACCAGACCTCACGGTGCATCAAGTGCTACTCCTGCATCGAGAACTGCCCGATCTGCTACTGCATCGACTGCAGCACAAGGAAGGACTACCTGGTCGAGCCGGGTGTGATACCGCCGCCGTTCATGTTCCACCTGATCAGGTTCGCGCACATCTCGGACTCCTGCGTCAACTGCGGCCAGTGTGAGGAACTCTGCCCCGTGGAGATCTCGAACTCGGTCTTTCTCCACGCCATCCAGACCGATCTTGAGAAACTCTTTGGGTTCCATCCGGGCGAGGATATGACCCCGCCGGTACTCGCGCTCGTCGAGGAGAGCGCGGAGCGCGACCGACTCATCGCTACCGGGAGCGACCAGATATTCGATATCTTCAAAGAGAAGAAGTAG
- a CDS encoding AAA family ATPase: MLLNKLAMRNFKRFRDQEIVFQDGITGIVGNNGTGKSSIVSAILFALYGLQGTGLDGDYIVSSFADPQDVCEVRLDFLVGGNEYTVVRKFKRRPSSTLHEANLYLNRKLLANSVQKVGSEVQRVVGMGPGDFRNTIYAGQKELLTLLESRAGSRKDWFMQVLGIDYLKKDSMDELKQVIDAKEGISRELSGRLQELDADGARGRTSELRAELAGAEEESERVAATEKDAGEMLERARGERDRVLLVRDRYLHLAKEEEVLRDEIERLRAECREGEAEIAARERLQDDLKDLSSLAGRYESLKAEVAAMAEEKVLTDRLALEAETTRGRIREYEERREKIEADLAALAADEEAVAGLARKVEEWQALRDRITALKSLQPEYDALREELARMDERFVQTERRVRENRLEIEGVEEKARRLRALEDETGDYDALRAREEVLLSAAEYAKQEERCLREAHAASDEMSLIENEIAGLARQLAEMGAVEERIESAESRKEYLTSRISACSARRQAIREEIRRLAEHQAEILKAGPEGSCPMCHQGLGEHYEGLVGDLAAAAASMQETLAGLEHEYARATADHQGTVAELQDLQRQRIAFQQLKERHALYSSRYEQSEDAVRRWQAEAGEHRAAMRALGVEEYDPAAHDAIKERLRDLAEKRTMADTLRGECSRLPALQEERRRLIAEVEGYLAHKENVVARIAQLGFDPEVRQRLEAEAQALEASYRAYAEAEARLARRPALEEERKAVLERLEGLQAKLRSIGDEETRLSFDPERFARLGEECGRAEEAHQKTLELRIRLEEVPRLSQALEAKRNLLANRETELICVGTAVGDLGFDERMVAAAEEALAGCERDLAAVRERRYAVAARIAGLKASIEEETARLSRAEDLARQQKALLEETGHLKLTRSLIRDYTDYLLQVVRDRIEEEAGRVLAEITDGRYSTVMLDDDFTVLVHDMGDDYPADRFSGGEQDDIAIALRIALSRFLAEVNEVHDSTFLIFDEIFGSQDEGRRNNLLRALRTQEAHFPQILLISHITEVQDEFSTTFMVEMGADQASRVREFD; this comes from the coding sequence GTGCTGCTGAATAAACTTGCGATGCGGAATTTCAAGCGGTTCCGGGACCAAGAGATCGTCTTCCAGGACGGTATCACGGGTATCGTCGGGAATAACGGGACCGGCAAGAGCAGCATCGTGAGCGCTATCCTCTTTGCCCTCTACGGGCTTCAGGGAACCGGGCTTGACGGAGATTACATCGTCAGTTCCTTTGCCGATCCGCAGGACGTCTGCGAGGTCCGCCTCGACTTTCTGGTCGGCGGCAACGAGTATACCGTCGTCAGGAAGTTCAAGCGCCGTCCTTCCTCCACCCTCCATGAGGCAAACCTCTACCTGAACCGGAAACTCCTCGCAAACAGCGTCCAGAAGGTGGGATCGGAGGTGCAACGGGTCGTCGGCATGGGGCCGGGCGACTTCCGGAACACCATCTACGCCGGGCAGAAGGAACTCCTTACCCTGCTCGAGAGCAGGGCCGGGTCTCGGAAGGACTGGTTCATGCAGGTGCTGGGCATCGATTACCTCAAGAAGGACAGCATGGATGAGTTGAAGCAGGTCATCGATGCCAAGGAAGGGATCTCTCGGGAACTGTCGGGGCGGCTCCAAGAACTGGATGCAGACGGGGCCCGCGGCCGCACATCAGAGCTCCGCGCCGAGCTTGCCGGTGCAGAAGAGGAGTCCGAGAGGGTCGCCGCGACGGAGAAGGACGCCGGAGAGATGCTCGAGCGTGCCAGGGGAGAACGGGACCGGGTGCTCCTGGTGCGCGACCGATACCTGCACCTCGCAAAGGAAGAGGAGGTGTTGAGGGATGAGATCGAGCGGCTCCGCGCCGAGTGCCGGGAGGGGGAAGCGGAGATTGCGGCGCGAGAGCGACTGCAGGATGACCTCAAAGACCTCTCTTCCCTCGCCGGCCGTTACGAATCCCTGAAGGCTGAGGTTGCCGCGATGGCGGAGGAGAAGGTTCTGACCGACCGTCTGGCACTCGAAGCGGAGACCACAAGAGGGCGGATCCGGGAGTACGAGGAGCGCCGCGAGAAGATCGAGGCGGACCTCGCCGCACTTGCGGCGGACGAGGAGGCGGTCGCCGGGCTTGCCCGGAAGGTCGAAGAATGGCAGGCTCTCCGCGACCGCATTACGGCGCTGAAGTCCCTCCAGCCCGAGTATGACGCCCTCCGCGAAGAACTTGCCCGCATGGACGAGCGGTTTGTCCAGACGGAACGGCGCGTCAGAGAGAACCGGCTGGAGATCGAGGGGGTCGAGGAGAAGGCCCGGCGGCTCCGTGCGCTAGAGGATGAGACCGGCGACTACGACGCCCTCCGGGCCCGTGAAGAGGTGCTTCTTTCGGCCGCCGAGTATGCCAAGCAGGAAGAGCGGTGCCTGCGGGAGGCTCACGCCGCATCGGACGAGATGAGCCTGATCGAGAACGAGATCGCCGGGCTTGCCCGGCAGCTCGCCGAGATGGGCGCCGTCGAGGAGCGGATCGAGTCGGCGGAGAGCCGGAAGGAGTATCTGACTTCGCGGATCAGTGCCTGCTCCGCACGCCGGCAGGCAATCCGCGAAGAGATCCGAAGGCTCGCTGAACATCAGGCAGAGATCCTCAAAGCAGGCCCGGAAGGGTCCTGCCCGATGTGCCACCAGGGTCTCGGCGAACACTACGAAGGGTTGGTCGGCGACCTTGCAGCCGCTGCCGCGTCGATGCAGGAGACGCTCGCGGGCCTTGAGCATGAGTATGCACGGGCGACCGCCGACCACCAAGGGACGGTCGCCGAGTTGCAGGACCTCCAGCGGCAGCGCATCGCCTTCCAGCAACTGAAAGAGCGGCATGCGCTCTACTCGTCCCGCTACGAGCAGAGCGAGGACGCCGTGCGGCGCTGGCAGGCCGAGGCCGGAGAGCACCGCGCCGCGATGAGGGCGCTCGGCGTGGAGGAGTACGATCCGGCGGCACACGACGCCATCAAGGAGCGGCTCCGGGACCTTGCGGAGAAACGAACGATGGCCGATACCCTCCGGGGCGAGTGCAGCCGTCTCCCTGCTCTCCAAGAGGAGCGGCGGCGGCTCATCGCCGAGGTTGAGGGCTACCTCGCCCACAAAGAGAATGTAGTGGCGAGGATCGCTCAGCTAGGGTTCGACCCCGAGGTCAGGCAGCGCCTGGAAGCCGAAGCGCAGGCGCTTGAGGCGTCCTACCGCGCGTATGCGGAGGCGGAGGCCCGACTCGCGCGGAGACCGGCACTGGAAGAGGAGCGAAAGGCGGTTCTTGAGAGGCTCGAAGGGCTCCAAGCGAAGTTACGGAGCATCGGCGACGAGGAGACCCGCCTCTCGTTCGACCCCGAGCGGTTCGCACGCCTCGGCGAGGAGTGCGGCCGTGCCGAAGAAGCGCACCAAAAGACGCTCGAACTCCGTATCCGCCTCGAGGAGGTTCCGAGGCTCTCCCAAGCACTGGAGGCGAAGCGGAACCTCCTTGCAAACCGTGAGACCGAATTAATCTGTGTTGGAACAGCCGTCGGCGACCTTGGTTTCGATGAGAGGATGGTCGCCGCGGCGGAGGAGGCGCTTGCGGGCTGTGAGCGGGATCTTGCCGCGGTGCGGGAGAGGAGATATGCAGTTGCCGCCAGGATAGCCGGCCTGAAGGCGAGTATCGAGGAGGAGACCGCGAGACTCTCCCGAGCCGAGGACCTCGCCCGGCAGCAGAAGGCGCTCCTCGAGGAGACCGGGCACCTGAAACTGACCCGTTCGCTCATCAGGGACTACACGGACTACCTCCTGCAGGTGGTCAGAGACCGGATCGAGGAGGAGGCCGGGAGGGTGCTTGCCGAGATCACCGACGGGCGGTACAGCACGGTGATGCTCGACGACGACTTTACCGTCCTCGTCCATGATATGGGAGACGATTACCCGGCCGACCGGTTCAGCGGCGGCGAGCAGGACGACATCGCCATCGCCCTCAGGATCGCCCTCTCGCGGTTCCTTGCCGAGGTGAACGAGGTGCACGACTCCACGTTCCTGATCTTCGACGAGATCTTCGGGAGTCAGGATGAGGGGCGGCGCAACAACCTTCTGCGTGCGCTCCGGACTCAGGAGGCTCATTTCCCCCAGATCCTTCTGATATCTCATATCACCGAGGTCCAAGACGAGTTCTCGACGACGTTCATGGTCGAGATGGGGGCGGACCAAGCAAGCCGCGTCCGGGAGTTCGACTGA
- a CDS encoding DNA double-strand break repair nuclease NurA, producing the protein MDQKSLYRYAIQRVAGRIRESAPADLAELFSACSGFGESSYRHCRPEFDGAVCAVDGSDTIVLDAGSFAVAAVRASVSAYAGGARVHHRTTPLQIVTVNPGAGNEDFDALFCDCFHCPPKVHLDHDDPVRNAAVIRDTLEYWAAMEMAAELETGDLIVLDGTLQVRHASHDEVIESLLNLCNLRGVLIAAVTKRTSLTWGGGHPIVPAAEELARDLGVPEPWYLRVSAAEGLIDRLTARPWKQRGEQYVARLHPRAQRAFKVEIPKYYSPEMVERVFSALAFFADDGRVTGYPYPLLDAHLTTKIGRDAVEQVRQDIIRGMDRLGMNLADYIGIFGDYHDEFDRY; encoded by the coding sequence ATGGACCAGAAGTCTCTCTACCGTTACGCGATTCAGCGGGTCGCAGGAAGGATCCGCGAGTCCGCCCCGGCGGACCTTGCCGAGTTGTTCTCGGCCTGCAGCGGGTTTGGCGAGTCGTCCTACCGGCACTGCCGGCCCGAGTTCGACGGGGCAGTCTGCGCTGTGGACGGGAGCGACACCATTGTCCTCGATGCAGGCAGTTTTGCCGTCGCCGCCGTCCGGGCATCGGTCAGCGCGTACGCCGGCGGCGCACGGGTGCATCACAGGACGACACCCTTGCAGATCGTCACCGTCAATCCCGGAGCCGGAAACGAAGACTTTGACGCGCTCTTTTGCGACTGCTTCCACTGCCCTCCGAAGGTGCACCTCGACCACGACGACCCGGTCAGGAACGCCGCCGTCATACGAGATACCCTTGAGTACTGGGCGGCGATGGAGATGGCCGCGGAACTCGAGACCGGGGACCTCATCGTCCTCGACGGCACGCTCCAAGTCCGCCACGCGAGCCACGACGAGGTCATCGAGAGCCTCCTGAACCTCTGCAACCTCCGGGGCGTGCTCATCGCCGCGGTGACGAAACGGACGTCGCTCACCTGGGGCGGGGGGCACCCCATCGTCCCGGCGGCGGAGGAGCTTGCCCGTGACCTCGGTGTCCCGGAGCCCTGGTACCTCCGCGTCTCCGCCGCGGAAGGCCTGATCGACCGTCTGACAGCGCGCCCCTGGAAGCAACGGGGCGAACAGTACGTCGCGCGGCTGCACCCGCGGGCGCAACGGGCGTTCAAAGTGGAGATCCCAAAATATTACAGCCCGGAGATGGTCGAGCGGGTCTTCTCCGCGCTCGCCTTCTTTGCCGACGACGGGCGGGTCACAGGCTACCCCTATCCGCTCCTCGACGCCCACCTGACCACCAAGATCGGGAGGGATGCGGTCGAGCAGGTCCGCCAGGACATCATCCGGGGCATGGACCGGCTCGGGATGAATCTCGCCGACTACATCGGCATCTTCGGTGACTACCATGATGAGTTTGATCGATATTGA
- a CDS encoding formate/nitrite transporter family protein, whose protein sequence is MVFHPPVAIVAKAGDTGKYKVGLPAWNMVLRGIMSGAYIGMGAALATVCSTGILASDAAMRFGFASAGMAQFILGAVFPVGLIITVMTGAELFTGDAMLAPMAAFIHKVSWAGVLNLWLWVYIGNLIGSIIFAYIMAYGPCVSFDAAGVATLTPFGLRAIGIATAKTSYVGGMALWSAFLKAIACNWLVNLAILLGICADDAIGKIVGIWFPIFAFVASGFEHCVANMYFIPAGLFCTGIDPTKAVATLTWGTMWTNNIIVVTLGNIVGGLLFVGVIYWVAFRKEIAALK, encoded by the coding sequence ATGGTGTTCCATCCTCCAGTTGCTATAGTAGCAAAAGCAGGTGATACCGGGAAGTACAAGGTCGGACTGCCGGCCTGGAACATGGTCCTGCGTGGCATCATGTCGGGAGCCTACATCGGAATGGGCGCTGCGCTGGCGACGGTCTGTTCGACCGGAATCCTCGCATCCGACGCCGCGATGAGGTTCGGTTTCGCAAGTGCCGGTATGGCCCAGTTCATACTGGGTGCCGTCTTCCCGGTGGGGCTGATCATCACGGTCATGACCGGTGCCGAACTCTTCACCGGCGACGCGATGCTCGCCCCCATGGCAGCGTTCATCCACAAGGTCAGCTGGGCAGGCGTGCTCAACCTCTGGCTCTGGGTGTATATCGGCAACCTGATCGGGTCGATAATCTTTGCGTACATCATGGCATACGGGCCCTGTGTCAGCTTCGATGCCGCCGGTGTCGCGACGCTCACCCCCTTCGGCTTGAGAGCAATCGGCATAGCAACAGCAAAGACGAGTTACGTAGGCGGCATGGCGCTCTGGTCGGCCTTCCTCAAGGCAATCGCCTGTAACTGGCTTGTCAACCTCGCCATCCTGCTCGGTATCTGCGCTGATGACGCAATAGGAAAGATCGTCGGTATCTGGTTCCCGATCTTCGCCTTCGTTGCCAGCGGGTTCGAGCACTGTGTTGCGAACATGTACTTCATCCCCGCGGGCCTCTTCTGCACGGGCATCGACCCCACAAAGGCAGTCGCGACGCTCACCTGGGGAACCATGTGGACCAACAACATCATTGTGGTCACGCTCGGCAACATTGTCGGCGGTCTGCTCTTCGTCGGTGTCATCTACTGGGTCGCATTCAGAAAGGAAATTGCAGCCCTCAAGTAA